The Pelosinus sp. IPA-1 genome contains a region encoding:
- a CDS encoding NAD(P)H-dependent oxidoreductase subunit E — MPNELDSSRILAIVEEKGKSKEHLLSILLAIQNASGKNYVQEEWAKIVAAELNLSLSMVYDVLTFYSMFSTKPRGRHVIEICKSTPCYISKSDVIAKIFEKHLGIKVGETTQDQQFTLQYTACVGACDIGPVAKIGEEIYGNLTEDKINSIIIKYQGE; from the coding sequence ATGCCGAATGAGTTAGATTCCTCACGTATTCTAGCGATTGTTGAGGAAAAGGGGAAATCAAAGGAACATTTATTATCAATCCTTTTGGCAATTCAAAATGCATCAGGTAAAAATTATGTACAGGAAGAGTGGGCTAAAATTGTTGCTGCTGAACTAAACTTATCTCTTAGCATGGTTTATGATGTTTTAACTTTTTATTCTATGTTTTCGACAAAACCTCGAGGTAGGCATGTGATTGAGATTTGTAAGAGTACTCCTTGTTATATTAGTAAATCGGATGTAATAGCAAAAATTTTTGAGAAACATTTAGGTATCAAAGTTGGAGAAACAACGCAGGATCAACAATTTACTTTGCAGTATACTGCCTGTGTTGGGGCCTGTGATATAGGGCCAGTCGCAAAGATTGGTGAGGAAATATATGGGAATTTAACCGAAGATAAGATTAACAGCATAATTATAAAGTATCAGGGGGAATAG
- a CDS encoding NADH-ubiquinone oxidoreductase-F iron-sulfur binding region domain-containing protein — translation MEKIVKLISQRCNKITPASVEEYCKANGFNGLKKAFTMKPADIVAEIKKARLLGRGGAAYPAGAKWEHLLEIPEFPKYIVCNADEGEPGTFKDKLLLSQDPLGIIEGMTIAGYVFNSNDGYIYIRGEYAAIQRNFQEAINHAIARGYLGNNILDTGFSFHIHIVTGAGAYVCGENSALLNSIEGKAGRPRIKPPHLAEVGLFSLPTLVNNVESFANIPVIVQLGGEKYLSYGTKDSGGTKLVCLSGHVAKRGVYEVPFGVTLRDIIYDKEIGGGTTQGQKLKFFHLGGQSGPCGIPDQLDTIYCYKALRSAGLSVGSGAVVVMDESVCVVDYLKKVTEFFIHESCGKCTPCREGNWQLFKILCKFQEGLAVEEDFAVMKRLADAMTNASFCGLGQSAAVALTSCLKYFKDEFKAHSKKQCPAGHCFIDERGE, via the coding sequence ATGGAAAAAATAGTTAAGTTAATTTCTCAAAGATGTAATAAAATAACCCCTGCATCTGTGGAGGAATATTGTAAAGCTAATGGATTTAATGGCCTTAAAAAAGCTTTTACAATGAAACCTGCTGATATTGTTGCTGAAATTAAAAAAGCGAGGCTGCTTGGGCGAGGTGGTGCAGCGTATCCTGCAGGGGCCAAATGGGAGCATTTACTGGAGATACCTGAGTTTCCTAAGTATATTGTTTGTAACGCAGATGAGGGGGAACCCGGCACATTTAAAGATAAATTATTATTAAGCCAAGATCCTTTGGGAATCATTGAAGGGATGACCATTGCTGGTTATGTTTTTAATTCTAATGATGGCTATATTTATATTCGTGGTGAATACGCAGCCATTCAACGGAATTTTCAAGAAGCCATTAATCATGCCATAGCGAGGGGATATTTAGGGAATAATATTTTAGATACAGGTTTTAGTTTTCATATTCATATTGTGACAGGAGCAGGCGCCTATGTATGCGGGGAGAATTCAGCCCTTTTAAATTCTATAGAAGGAAAGGCTGGACGGCCTAGAATCAAACCGCCTCATTTGGCAGAAGTAGGACTGTTTTCGCTGCCAACCTTAGTGAATAATGTAGAAAGTTTTGCTAACATTCCAGTGATTGTTCAATTGGGTGGTGAAAAATACCTTAGCTATGGGACAAAAGATAGTGGTGGGACAAAATTAGTATGTTTGTCAGGTCACGTAGCAAAACGAGGAGTATATGAGGTTCCTTTTGGTGTAACACTTCGTGATATTATTTATGATAAAGAAATTGGCGGTGGTACAACACAGGGGCAAAAACTCAAGTTCTTTCATTTAGGTGGGCAATCAGGTCCTTGTGGGATCCCTGATCAGTTAGATACTATATATTGCTATAAAGCGCTACGTTCTGCTGGACTAAGTGTCGGTTCTGGTGCAGTTGTTGTGATGGATGAATCGGTGTGTGTTGTTGATTATCTAAAGAAAGTTACTGAATTCTTTATTCATGAATCCTGCGGGAAATGTACGCCTTGTCGTGAAGGAAATTGGCAATTGTTTAAAATTCTATGCAAGTTTCAAGAAGGTTTGGCGGTGGAAGAAGACTTTGCAGTAATGAAACGCTTAGCGGATGCAATGACCAATGCATCATTTTGTGGGTTAGGACAATCTGCTGCAGTAGCTCTTACGAGTTGCTTGAAATATTTTAAGGATGAGTTTAAAGCCCATAGTAAGAAACAATGTCCTGCTGGCCATTGTTTTATCGATGAGAGGGGTGAATAA
- a CDS encoding DUF6803 family protein: protein MVLGFYFLGIFLQMGISVVPHIEWRGIADIIAVGSYLSGVIPLFGIALLELGVIGRGKSESEKMKLHFILLTVFLIVAHIAMIFGMVDPAILSWNPNNQVMPMHHHN, encoded by the coding sequence ATTGTCTTGGGTTTTTATTTCCTAGGGATCTTTTTACAAATGGGAATCTCCGTTGTTCCACATATTGAGTGGCGAGGGATTGCGGATATCATTGCCGTAGGCTCTTATCTCAGTGGAGTAATTCCTCTGTTTGGAATCGCATTATTAGAGTTAGGGGTAATTGGTCGTGGAAAATCAGAGTCAGAAAAGATGAAACTTCATTTTATTTTATTGACAGTATTTTTGATTGTAGCCCATATTGCGATGATATTTGGTATGGTGGATCCTGCAATACTAAGCTGGAATCCAAATAATCAAGTAATGCCAATGCACCATCATAATTAA
- a CDS encoding ferrous iron transport protein A, which yields MAKVLSDLLPGEKGVVKKVAGNSMIKRRIIDMGVVAGTIIEVQKFAPLGDPMEIKVKGFNLSLRKNEAEMIELEMA from the coding sequence ATGGCTAAAGTACTTAGTGATTTACTCCCTGGAGAAAAAGGAGTAGTCAAAAAGGTAGCTGGCAATAGCATGATAAAGCGACGCATCATCGATATGGGTGTTGTGGCGGGTACGATAATTGAAGTTCAAAAATTTGCGCCTTTAGGTGATCCTATGGAAATAAAAGTAAAAGGCTTTAATCTCTCGTTACGGAAAAATGAAGCCGAGATGATTGAACTTGAAATGGCCTAA
- a CDS encoding FeoA family protein, with translation MPLVFARIGQKCIIKDFACSCAMRMRMVNMGLVPGCSVEVMNSVNGTLLVKVGQSRIMLENCLAHQIHVH, from the coding sequence ATGCCACTAGTATTTGCGAGAATTGGACAAAAGTGCATAATAAAAGATTTTGCCTGTTCTTGTGCGATGCGTATGCGCATGGTAAATATGGGCCTTGTTCCTGGATGCTCTGTAGAAGTTATGAATAGTGTCAACGGTACTTTATTGGTGAAGGTTGGTCAGTCTAGAATAATGTTAGAAAACTGTCTAGCACATCAAATTCATGTACATTAA
- a CDS encoding divergent polysaccharide deacetylase family protein: MATGKRKGKTKIWLFVISVILIAIFYAKVSQDSNQQIPPKHTIEKTGSGAVVDFTETTKKIHTAVDAALQKSQFPVRDTKEITKEIPRQKVEGTIRWHTRQVLVTVPADVSAETMKQRMNSAIQSAGGQVLSTQPDTYQGLAVVRLDIGLRDKLEQEDLTIISDRVYLTKEKGAAPEPTNVPETKGEGKVRGKMALVIDDFGYNQETISAYAAINRPLTFAVIPYRPFSNEAASRGLSSGHQVILHLPMEPLDQGAQSEALTVTVAMSDKEIQTMVQKAIDTVPGLIGVNNHQGSRATADKRVMKDVLSVLKANNLFFVDSRTNGQSVAAETARQMGIQAGENELFIDNTNEVSAVKAKLRTAQEMAIKHGSVTVIGHARMTTATAVSEMIPELEAAGIQLVFVSQLLR; encoded by the coding sequence ATGGCAACAGGAAAGAGAAAAGGAAAAACAAAAATTTGGTTATTTGTCATTTCGGTTATATTAATTGCTATTTTCTATGCCAAGGTTAGTCAAGACTCCAACCAACAGATTCCTCCAAAGCACACTATAGAGAAGACTGGTTCAGGAGCTGTAGTTGATTTCACAGAAACAACAAAAAAAATTCATACCGCTGTTGATGCTGCCTTGCAAAAAAGTCAATTTCCTGTAAGGGATACCAAAGAAATAACAAAAGAAATACCGCGTCAAAAAGTGGAAGGTACCATTCGTTGGCATACAAGGCAAGTGCTTGTGACTGTGCCAGCTGATGTATCTGCTGAAACAATGAAGCAACGAATGAATTCCGCAATTCAAAGTGCTGGGGGTCAAGTGCTATCTACTCAGCCTGATACGTATCAAGGATTAGCAGTGGTGCGCCTTGATATTGGCTTAAGGGATAAACTAGAGCAAGAAGATCTTACAATCATTAGTGATAGGGTATATCTTACTAAAGAAAAAGGTGCTGCCCCTGAGCCAACTAATGTGCCCGAAACAAAAGGAGAGGGAAAAGTTCGTGGAAAAATGGCACTTGTCATTGATGATTTTGGCTATAATCAAGAAACTATTAGTGCCTACGCAGCCATTAACCGTCCCCTTACCTTTGCTGTAATACCTTATCGACCTTTTAGTAATGAGGCTGCGTCTAGGGGATTAAGTTCAGGGCATCAAGTTATCTTACATTTACCTATGGAACCATTAGACCAAGGTGCTCAGTCAGAAGCACTGACGGTTACCGTCGCTATGAGTGATAAAGAGATACAGACAATGGTGCAGAAAGCGATTGATACAGTGCCTGGGCTAATTGGGGTTAATAATCACCAAGGGTCAAGGGCCACTGCAGACAAGCGGGTTATGAAAGATGTACTAAGTGTTTTAAAAGCTAATAACTTGTTTTTTGTTGATAGTCGTACCAATGGTCAATCCGTCGCTGCTGAAACTGCGAGGCAAATGGGTATACAAGCTGGGGAAAATGAATTGTTTATTGATAATACAAACGAAGTCAGTGCAGTAAAAGCAAAATTACGTACCGCACAAGAGATGGCAATAAAACATGGTTCCGTAACTGTTATCGGTCATGCTCGCATGACAACAGCTACAGCGGTAAGTGAAATGATACCCGAATTAGAGGCAGCAGGTATACAATTGGTTTTTGTTTCCCAACTTTTGAGGTGA
- a CDS encoding NADH-dependent [FeFe] hydrogenase, group A6 has product MQHVESGRNEVTLMIDGLSVTVPEGTLIIDAAKKVGVQIPVLCYHPDLAVRATCRVCLVEIKGQKKLKTACSNEVWEGAEIITNSKIVRDTRKTVLELILASHPQDCLHCIRSGNCELQQLATTFGIGKPVFEPVINGENKLPIDKGNPSIVRDANKCIKCGRCVAVCQEIQGVGAINIANRSRKYEISTAYDKKLEESPCVFCGQCIAVCPVGALYEKNNTDEVWEALDDEEKHVIVQVAPAVRVALGEEFGMERGSISTGKMVTALRRLGFDKVFDTNFAADVTIMEEGNELLERIQHHGVLPLITSCSPGWVNFVETFYPELLPHVSTCKSPQQIFGALAKTYYAQKTGISPDKIFVVSIMPCTAKKYESSRPEMNGSGYRDVDIVVTTRELARMIKEAGIEFRALEDENFDDPMGISTGAGAIFGTTGGVMEAALRTVYEMVTGQELKQLDFKMVRGLTGIKEAEIDLNGLKVKVAVANGLKNARLLMEKIKTGECNYTFIEIMGCLGGCIGGGGQPITSQTGAKGNRMEGLYQIDRDSVIRQSHKNPAVITLYEDFLGKPLSPKSHSLLHTHYLARKK; this is encoded by the coding sequence ATGCAGCATGTAGAAAGTGGAAGAAATGAAGTGACATTGATGATTGATGGGCTTTCCGTGACAGTACCAGAGGGAACTCTAATTATTGATGCCGCTAAGAAGGTTGGAGTTCAGATTCCTGTACTTTGCTATCACCCAGACCTTGCAGTACGAGCCACTTGTCGAGTTTGCTTAGTAGAAATAAAAGGGCAAAAGAAACTAAAAACTGCTTGCAGTAATGAAGTATGGGAAGGCGCTGAAATTATTACAAACAGTAAGATAGTAAGAGATACTAGAAAAACTGTATTAGAACTTATTTTAGCATCTCATCCACAAGACTGTCTGCATTGTATTCGTAGTGGTAATTGCGAGCTGCAGCAATTAGCAACAACTTTTGGCATTGGTAAACCAGTGTTTGAGCCGGTGATTAATGGCGAAAATAAACTGCCAATTGATAAAGGAAATCCTTCAATTGTGCGTGATGCAAATAAGTGTATAAAGTGTGGCCGTTGTGTTGCTGTTTGTCAAGAGATACAAGGTGTTGGGGCAATTAATATAGCCAATCGTTCTAGAAAATACGAGATTAGTACTGCTTATGACAAAAAACTAGAGGAGAGTCCTTGTGTTTTTTGTGGACAATGCATTGCAGTATGCCCTGTTGGCGCACTTTATGAAAAGAATAATACAGATGAGGTGTGGGAAGCTCTTGATGATGAAGAAAAACATGTAATCGTACAGGTTGCACCTGCCGTAAGAGTAGCCTTAGGGGAAGAGTTTGGTATGGAACGTGGCAGTATCAGCACAGGTAAAATGGTAACTGCCCTGCGTCGTTTAGGCTTTGACAAGGTTTTTGATACCAATTTTGCTGCAGATGTTACGATTATGGAGGAAGGCAACGAACTCTTAGAACGAATACAGCATCATGGTGTTTTGCCTCTCATTACCTCTTGTAGTCCTGGATGGGTAAATTTTGTCGAAACTTTTTATCCCGAATTATTGCCTCATGTTTCCACCTGTAAATCGCCACAGCAAATTTTTGGTGCATTGGCAAAAACTTATTATGCGCAAAAAACAGGTATTTCACCGGATAAGATTTTTGTGGTTTCTATTATGCCTTGTACCGCTAAAAAATATGAGAGTTCCCGACCTGAAATGAATGGCAGTGGCTATCGTGATGTGGATATAGTAGTAACAACTCGTGAACTTGCTAGGATGATAAAAGAAGCCGGCATTGAATTTAGGGCCCTAGAGGATGAGAATTTTGATGATCCTATGGGGATTTCTACAGGTGCAGGAGCCATTTTTGGCACAACAGGGGGCGTAATGGAAGCGGCTTTGCGGACCGTATACGAAATGGTCACTGGGCAAGAATTGAAGCAACTCGATTTTAAAATGGTACGGGGCCTTACAGGAATTAAGGAAGCTGAAATTGATCTTAATGGTTTAAAAGTAAAAGTAGCAGTTGCTAACGGTTTGAAAAATGCAAGATTGCTAATGGAGAAAATTAAAACGGGTGAGTGTAACTATACCTTTATTGAAATTATGGGGTGTCTCGGTGGCTGCATTGGGGGCGGGGGCCAACCAATAACGAGTCAGACGGGGGCGAAGGGGAACCGCATGGAAGGTTTATATCAAATTGATCGTGATTCGGTGATTAGGCAGTCTCATAAAAATCCTGCAGTGATTACGTTATATGAAGATTTTTTAGGAAAGCCTCTAAGCCCTAAATCTCACTCATTACTGCATACTCATTACCTAGCAAGAAAAAAATAA